AATTCAAAATCATGAATTATATACCATTATTTTACAGGATTTTGCCCTGTTTCCGCAATGGTTAGCTTGATCAAGATATGATATGATTATGTACGAAAAAACTATTGGATTATTGGAGTTAGTATGAATACACCCAAAATCAGCATTATCATTCCCGTTTACAATAAAGCCAAATATCTGGATGAATGCGTTCGTTCAGTTTTGGACCAGACCATGTCAGATATAGAGGTCATTCTCGTAGATGACGGCTCAACAGATAATATAAGCCCTCAGATGTGCGATGACTATGCGGCAAAAGATAGCCGTGTACGCGTTATCCACAAAGAAAACGGTGGTCTCATGTCCGCCTGGATATGCGGCACCAAAGAAGCCCAAGCTCCTTATGTCAGCTATGTAGACAGCGACGACTGGGTTGATACAGATATGTATGAAGCTCTGTATAAAAAGACAACCCTCTTCCGTTATGAAAAAGATGGCGATATGTCCGAGGCCGGCAAAGACTATTTTGTCATGTCAGAAATTATTTCAAGTAACTACATTGTGGAAAAAACAAATGAGCGCCGAAAGGAAACCCAGACACTTGCGCCAGGTGAATACACAGAAAAAGGGCTCGATATTATCAGATTTCGTCTTCTTGGAGAAGAAATCCGTCCTGTAACAATGTCCAGATGTATGAAGCTGATTTCAAGGCAGCTCGTCCTTGAAAATATTCAGTACTGTAACCCTAAAATAAGAATGTCAGAGGATGTTAACATCATGCTCCCCTGCCTGTGTGACTGTCATAGGCTTGTCATCATGGAGGGAAGTTATTTCTATCATTACAGATCTGTTGGAGAATCTATAGTCCACAGCTATGATACAGGGCTTATGGCAAACCTTGAGCTCACTGACAAAACATATAGAGAAATATTAAAAATAAAGGGCATATCCAACGGAGAAGCTCAGATGGACAGAGAATATGTACAAATGCTCTTTTTATCTCTTAAAAATGAGCTCCGTTGTCAGAATCCGGATACTGTAAAAAGAGTTCGAAATATCTTTATGCGAGAAGATATCAGGAAAAAAGTGTTGGAAACCAAAATTACTGTTAGTTCCAAAGCAAACAAGCTTCTATATTTCTGTATGAAGCATCCAAATGCAGCAGCTGTAAATATTTCCAAGGCTATAATAAATGCCTACGATAAAAAAACTAATTCGTAAATACTACTCATTTGCAGCACAGTTTTATAATTATCTTTGCATATCTATTGGAACTGTGATTATAGAGCAACTTTTGAAAAGAAATGGCTATCAAATGATAGGAAAAAATGGGGATTTAGAACTATCATAGCTACTAGATGATAACTAAATTGATATGAAAGCTGCGCTTATGCAGTTTGAAAGGAGAAGGGTATGAAAATATATAATGTTACAGATCCTGAATTTACAAATTACGGCAGGATCATTGAAGGTTACGAAGAGGAAAAGAAGGCTATCGCAGAGGCACTTAAGACTAGCACTCCTATTCCTGAGGGAACAGATTATGTAGCTGAGGAGCCTGCTCTTCAGTCTCTCGATGCTGCTACTTCCATTACAAACAGCCTCTTTGGCGGATCACCTATGCAGTTTGGATGGTGTAACGGACACAACACCAAGCTCAACTGTCTTGAGTATCATCGTTCATCAGAAATTAACCTTGGTTCAACAGACTTCATTCTGCTTCTTGCCAAGAGAGAAGAAATCGTTGATTACAAGCTTGATTCCAGCAAGGTTAAGGCTTTCTTCTGCCCTGCAGGAACAATGATCGAAGTTTACGCAACAGCTCTTCACTATGCTCCATGTCAGGCTCACAAGGACAGCGGCTTCCAGGTTCTCGTAGGACTTCCTAAGGGAACTAACGTAGGTAAGCCTGAATTCGAAGCTCGCAACCAGGAAGACCGCATGCTCACAGCAACCAACAAGTGGCTCCTTGCTCACGCAGAAGCAAACGAAGCCAAGGACGGTGCTTGGGTCGGCATCACAGGCAAAAACATCGACATCGCAGAAGACCTCGCATAAAACGAATGTCGCAAGCGACATTCTCGTGCCGAGCGCGGTTGCTTTTATGCAACATATTCCTATAATGATAACCCCCACGGCTTGCAATAACCGTGGGGGATTTTTATTATCTTTTTTTAAGCAATATGATGGAATAGATTACTGCACAAAGTGCCGCCAAGGCGATACCTATCCAGTAGGCGATGTGAATGCTTATACCAAAGCCCTCTTTTGCGATCAGGATATATGTTACGCTGACCGCAGACATGAATACAGCGGGTACTGCTGTGATGAGGCTATGGTATTTATTCTTGGACTCTTTTAACAAATAAGCTGTAGCTACCCACAGACTGATCATTGCGAGGGTCTGATTACTCCAGGAAAAATATCTCCATAGAACATTAAAATCAAGTTGAGTTAGAAGCGCTCCTACGCCCAGAAGAGGAAGCGTTATAATAAGGCGGTTCGCTATGGGCTTTTGCTCAAGTCCCGTGATTTCACTAAGGATCAGTCTTGCACTTCTAAATGCCGTATCGCCAGATGTGATAGGACAGGCGATAACACCGACTATAGCCAGAACTCCTCCAACTCCCCCAAGCATACCTGTTGAAATATCATAGACAACTCCGGATTGTCCCATTGAACTTATTGCGTCATTTAGTACTTGCGAAGTTCCATAGAAAGCAACTCCACCCGCTGCCCAGATAAGGGCGATAACGGATTCTGTTAACATCGCTCCGTAGAAAACCCTTCTACCGTCATGCTCTGAAGATATGCACTTAGAGATCATAGGAGATTGAGTTGCATGAAAGCCCGAGATGGCACCACAGGCAACGGTAATAAACATATATGGCCATATTGGAAGTCCCTCGGGATGGAGGTTTTCAAGTCTTATTTCAGGAATCTGATATCCGCCTATGATTATTCCTGCCACGATTCCCACAGCCATCAGTATCAGGACCACACCAAATACTGGATATAGTTTACCAATTATCTTATCGATTGGCAGAAGCGTGGCAAGCACATAATACATCAGGATAACAACGATCCAAAAGGTCACTCCGAGGCTGTCAGGAGTAAGCCTTGCAATTAGAGCCGCAGGACTGGTTACAAATACTGTTCCGGTGAGTAGTAGCAAAAGGACAGAGAATACCCTCATCCCCCACTTAACTTTTTGTCCAAGGTAGATGCCGGATAATTCGGCTATCGATTTACCTTCATTTCTCTCAGATATCATGCCTACCATAAAATCATGTACGGCACCTGCGAGAATTGATCCAAATATTATCCACAAAAATACAACAGGTCCAAAGCACGCTCCCATTATCGCGCCAAAGATAGGGCCTGTACCTGCTATGTTAAGCAGCTGTATCAAAAATGCCTTACCCGTTTTAAGGGGAACATAGTCAACTCCATCATTAAACACATAAGCAGGAGTTTTCCTGTTATCCGGACAAAAAATCTTCTCGACTAATTTTCCATAGGTAAGATAACCGACAATAAGAACAATAAAAGATACAATTAACGATATCACTATTTAATCCCCCCATTTTCGCTTTTGGTTTTTAAATGAGCGTTCGCTATTTCGTTAATTATATTTTATAATTCTGCTTTTTTTATGTCAAAAAAATCCCTTTTCTATTCTCAGCATCAATAATTATATGTTACGTATTCTTTCAATTGCCTCAATTGTGTTTTCTCTGCTTCCAAAAGCCGTGAGTCTAAAATAGTGTTCACCATGAGGGCCAAAACCTGAACCGGGTGTTCCAACTACGTTTACCTTCTCAAGAAGCTGATCGAAGAATTCCCAGCTTGTCATGTTGCCAGGAGTACGGAGCCAGATATATGGTGCATTTACTCCGCCATACACTTCATAGCCTGCGCTCTTAAGGCCATCATAGATGTATTTGGCATTTTCAAGATAATATGCAACCTGCTCCTTGATCTGTGCTCTGCCTTCCTGTGAATAGCAGGCTTCTCCTGCCTTCTGAATGATGTAAGGTGCTCCGTTGTACTTGGTACCATGGCGCCTTGCCCACAGCGGCCAGAGCTTTTCTCCGCCAGCTGTAAGTTCTTTGGGAATTACTGTAAAGCCCAGGCGAAGTCCTGTAAATCCTGCGGTCTTGGAAAAAGACCTGAATTCAATTGCGCACTCTTTTGCCCCCTCACACTCATAAATGCTATGAGGAATACCTTCCTCAGTAATAAAGGACTCATAAGCTGCATCATATAGGATTATAGAGCCGTTCTTTCTGGCATAGTCAACCCACTCCTGAAGTCTCTCTTTGGTGATAACAGCACCTGTCGGATTATTCGGAAAGCAGAGATAGATAAGATCAGGCACCTGGCTTGGAAGGTCTGGTGCAAAACCATTTTCTCTGGTACATGGCATGTAGATAACGTCCTTGTAACCTTCTGTAATATCGTCATACTCTCCGGTTCTGCCGGCCATAACATTTGAATCAACATACACAGGGTAAACCGGATCGCAGACGGCAATCTTATTGTCACTTCCAAATATTTCCTGGATATTGCTGCAATCTCCCTTAGCTCCGTCAGAAACAAAGATTTCATCCGGAGATATGTCACAGCCTCTTGCCTTGAAATCATTCTCAGCAATGGCGTTTCTAAGAAACTCATAGCCAAGATCAGGCGCATAGCCTTTAAAGCTGCTCTCCTGTCCCATTTCGTCTACTGCACTATGAAGTGCTGTTATTATTGCAGGTGCAATAGGCCTTGTAACATCGCCAATGCCAAGCCTTATAACTTTTTTATCAGGATTCTCGCTCTGGAAGTTTCTAACCTTCTCTCCGATCCTGGAAAAAAGATAACTTCCCTGAAGCCTAAGGTAATTCTTATTTACAGTTGCCATTTTCTTTTGCTCCTTCCCAAACGCACAAAGGCGCCTTAGAGAATATTCTCTAAGACGCCCTTGTCTTAATCAAAATAGATTGTATTCCATGTATTTTTTGCTGTCAAGAAGATATAATAATATGATATAGGTGTCAAAAGTCATAAATGCGTACATGCTTGCATGTTAAGCATTTTGACTTTATGACCCGAACAAATATGAGGAATTAGCAATTTACGAAGTAAATTAGCGATTTCCGAATATTTTTAGAATTACGAAAATAACGAAGTTATGGAGTAATTCGTATATCATATGTGAAAAAATACTTTTTTATATCATTTAAGGGAGATTTACCTGTCAACTACCACACACCTAAAGGTACGTGGCTTGCGACTCCCCTGTAGTTCGTTTTAACAACTCCTACATTTTGTCGGTGGAACTTCCGTGGGGTCGCATCATGGGACGGTTGACACCGCCCCTTACGACAAAGATTTACTCTGCCGTAACTGTATCAGGTACTTGACTATCTTCAAGATAATTGATTCCCATACGGTACAGATTCATAGCTCCAATGCGGTCATCGTTAGACTTATAGCCACAGTTCTTACAGGTGAACAGATGTATCTTCTTGTCACGGTTAGCTTTTTCAATGTGCCCACATACAGGGCAGCACTGACTTGTATAGCGAGGATTAACCTTAATAACGATAGACTGATTCTGTTTAGCCTTGTAGGAGAGTTTCTGCTCAAGGTCATAGAAAGACCAAGAAACAGACACATAGCGGTCTTTGGCTCTGACACGCTCTGTAGCATTGCGAACGCCCGACAAATCTTCAAGGACAAAGAGTGTATGCTTCGGATTGTTCTCAACGAGTGCCTTTGATACTTGATGGTTTACATCCTGCATCCAACGGTTTTCTCGCTGACCGATAGCTTTGAGTCTACGTCTTGATGATGGTGTCTGACGCATTTGGAGTTCCTTACGAAGTTTGACATAGCTTGCACGTTTCTGCTTGATGGCTTTACCGCTTACAAAACCAGACTTGTGCTTACTATCATAAGTGGAAGCAACAAAGTTAATACCTCTGTCGATGCCAACAACATTACAGATATCGGAGATATTGCATTCCTCGATATCATAAGTAACGGGGATATGTAAAAAATACTTACCATGCTTGTTTACGAGTTTAGCCGTGCCAAACTTATAGATTGTATGGTCAAAATACTTAGACATACCTTCAGCAAAATAAGGAAGTTTCACACGACCATTCAGTGTATTAACCGAAAAACAGCTTTGTGTAAGGGAATAATCCCTGTTCCATACAAGGTCATACTGTGGCTTCTTGAAAGATGGCTGAATCCACTCTTTCTGATTTTCAAGAATGGTCTTATATCTTGCAATGACAGTCTTAAATACGGACTGAGCCATCTGAGATTTAAGTCCAAACTCTTCTCGGAGTGTAGAATACAAAGCCTTGTTAAGTGAGAACTGCTTTAGGTCGTGAGTACGGAACACATAGTCAGATACATAATTGCAGGCATCAGAATAAACATACATGGTTTCATCAAGTAAAACCTTACTTTCTGTATTAACGGATATCTGTATTTTAGCCGTAACTGTCATTTGTTCCATAAGTTAACCTCGTTTTTTCACTAAGCATATGATATAATAATTTTTAGTGAAAATCAATCATCTATAGGAGATTTTAGCATGGATAAATGGATTAAAGTATCAGATAAAATGCCAAATAGCTGAGAGTTGGTCTTGGCATATCATACCTATGATGACCCATTCCATAGTGACCAACATATCATCACTTCCCGCTTTGAATATCAAGATTACTGGATGAATGGAACAATCACACACTGGATGCCGTATCCTGCGCCTCCAGAGAAATAACGGTATGGATAACAGATACAATCGTCAAAATAGACGTAAGTACAGTCTAAAAGTACATATAGTTCTCGTTACAAAGTATCGTAAGCAACTGCTCAGAGGTACTATTGCCGACGATGTGAAACAGAAAATATACGATATCAGTAATTCCAAAAGGTACAGCATTATTGCTATGGAAACTGATAAAGACCATATACATTTTCTTATAAGCTATGATACTACGGACAGAGTTTGCGACATTGTAAAACTTATTAAACAGCAGACCACATACTATCTGTGGCAAAAATATCCAAACTTTCTGTCTAAGCAGTATTGGAAGAAGAGAATCTTTTGGTCTGACGGATACTTTGCTTGTAGCATAGGTGAAGTATCATCAGCCACCATACAGAAGTACATAGAAAGTCAAGGTCAATGGCTACGAATTTACACGGCTCCTCCCACCGCCCAAGGGCAGTGGGTTTCCGCCTACGACAACCGAAAGGATTATATTTATGAAAAATAACCTTGCTATTATCGCACTTGAATCTTTCCATGAACAGGGTAAAAAAGTAAATGAAATCCTGTGCAAATGGCGAAATGCCGACAATTTTATGATTTCCTGCAAATGTCCAAGATTTAGCAGCGGCGAAGCAAAGGGGATAATCTCAGAATCCATACGTGATAAAGATCTCTACATCATGGTGGATGTCTGCAACAGTTCTCTTCGCTACAAAATGGACGGCGAATATAATCGCATGTCTCCGGATGATCACTATCAGGATTTAAAGAGAATCATTGCGGCCTGCAATGGCAAGGCTTCAAGGATCACTGTTGTCATGCCGTTTCTGTATGAATCAAGACAGCATCGCAAAACCGGCAGGGAATCTCTTGACTGTGCAATCATGCTCAAAGAGCTTGAATTCATGGGTGTTAACAGTATAGTGACCTTCGATGCTCACGACCCGAGAATGTCCAATGTACTTCCGCTTATGGGGCTTGAGAATGTATCTCCTGCTCTTCAGTTCACTCAGGGGCTTCTGACGGAATATGAAGATATTCAGATTGACTCAGATCATCTTATGTTCATAGCTCCCGACGAAGGAGCCACAGAACGTGTAGTCTTTTTGGCTTCAGTATATGGCGTCAACATCGGTATGTTCTACAAGAGGCGTGATTACGCCAATATCATAGATGGTGTCAATCCTATCATTGCCCATGATTTCTGCGGTGGAGACCTGGATGGAATGGATGCGATCGTTGTGGATGACATGATTGCTTCCGGAGGCAGCATCGTAGATGTCTGCAGGCAGATAAAAGAACGCGGAGCCAGAAGGATCTTTATCTTCTCAACCTTTGGACTTTTCACTAACGGTTTTGCCAAGCTGGACAAAGCCTACGAAGAGGGCCTCTTTGACAGGATCTTCACCACCAACCTGGTTTACCAGAAAAAAGAGCTCCTCGAAAAAGAATACTATTACAGCATAAACATGAACCGCTACATCGCTGCCATCATCGACACCCTCAACAAACACGAACCAATGCAGCCCCTCGTCAAACCCGAAAAACGAATCCGCGAAACCATCCGCAACTATAAATCCGTATGAAATTGTTGACAATGGATTCGCGGATATA
The sequence above is a segment of the Butyrivibrio proteoclasticus B316 genome. Coding sequences within it:
- a CDS encoding LL-diaminopimelate aminotransferase; this encodes MATVNKNYLRLQGSYLFSRIGEKVRNFQSENPDKKVIRLGIGDVTRPIAPAIITALHSAVDEMGQESSFKGYAPDLGYEFLRNAIAENDFKARGCDISPDEIFVSDGAKGDCSNIQEIFGSDNKIAVCDPVYPVYVDSNVMAGRTGEYDDITEGYKDVIYMPCTRENGFAPDLPSQVPDLIYLCFPNNPTGAVITKERLQEWVDYARKNGSIILYDAAYESFITEEGIPHSIYECEGAKECAIEFRSFSKTAGFTGLRLGFTVIPKELTAGGEKLWPLWARRHGTKYNGAPYIIQKAGEACYSQEGRAQIKEQVAYYLENAKYIYDGLKSAGYEVYGGVNAPYIWLRTPGNMTSWEFFDQLLEKVNVVGTPGSGFGPHGEHYFRLTAFGSRENTIEAIERIRNI
- a CDS encoding DUF551 domain-containing protein → MAYHTYDDPFHSDQHIITSRFEYQDYWMNGTITHWMPYPAPPEK
- a CDS encoding RNA-guided endonuclease TnpB family protein, whose translation is MEQMTVTAKIQISVNTESKVLLDETMYVYSDACNYVSDYVFRTHDLKQFSLNKALYSTLREEFGLKSQMAQSVFKTVIARYKTILENQKEWIQPSFKKPQYDLVWNRDYSLTQSCFSVNTLNGRVKLPYFAEGMSKYFDHTIYKFGTAKLVNKHGKYFLHIPVTYDIEECNISDICNVVGIDRGINFVASTYDSKHKSGFVSGKAIKQKRASYVKLRKELQMRQTPSSRRRLKAIGQRENRWMQDVNHQVSKALVENNPKHTLFVLEDLSGVRNATERVRAKDRYVSVSWSFYDLEQKLSYKAKQNQSIVIKVNPRYTSQCCPVCGHIEKANRDKKIHLFTCKNCGYKSNDDRIGAMNLYRMGINYLEDSQVPDTVTAE
- a CDS encoding glycosyltransferase family 2 protein, whose product is MNTPKISIIIPVYNKAKYLDECVRSVLDQTMSDIEVILVDDGSTDNISPQMCDDYAAKDSRVRVIHKENGGLMSAWICGTKEAQAPYVSYVDSDDWVDTDMYEALYKKTTLFRYEKDGDMSEAGKDYFVMSEIISSNYIVEKTNERRKETQTLAPGEYTEKGLDIIRFRLLGEEIRPVTMSRCMKLISRQLVLENIQYCNPKIRMSEDVNIMLPCLCDCHRLVIMEGSYFYHYRSVGESIVHSYDTGLMANLELTDKTYREILKIKGISNGEAQMDREYVQMLFLSLKNELRCQNPDTVKRVRNIFMREDIRKKVLETKITVSSKANKLLYFCMKHPNAAAVNISKAIINAYDKKTNS
- a CDS encoding carbon starvation CstA family protein, producing the protein MISLIVSFIVLIVGYLTYGKLVEKIFCPDNRKTPAYVFNDGVDYVPLKTGKAFLIQLLNIAGTGPIFGAIMGACFGPVVFLWIIFGSILAGAVHDFMVGMISERNEGKSIAELSGIYLGQKVKWGMRVFSVLLLLLTGTVFVTSPAALIARLTPDSLGVTFWIVVILMYYVLATLLPIDKIIGKLYPVFGVVLILMAVGIVAGIIIGGYQIPEIRLENLHPEGLPIWPYMFITVACGAISGFHATQSPMISKCISSEHDGRRVFYGAMLTESVIALIWAAGGVAFYGTSQVLNDAISSMGQSGVVYDISTGMLGGVGGVLAIVGVIACPITSGDTAFRSARLILSEITGLEQKPIANRLIITLPLLGVGALLTQLDFNVLWRYFSWSNQTLAMISLWVATAYLLKESKNKYHSLITAVPAVFMSAVSVTYILIAKEGFGISIHIAYWIGIALAALCAVIYSIILLKKR
- a CDS encoding ribose-phosphate pyrophosphokinase; the protein is MKNNLAIIALESFHEQGKKVNEILCKWRNADNFMISCKCPRFSSGEAKGIISESIRDKDLYIMVDVCNSSLRYKMDGEYNRMSPDDHYQDLKRIIAACNGKASRITVVMPFLYESRQHRKTGRESLDCAIMLKELEFMGVNSIVTFDAHDPRMSNVLPLMGLENVSPALQFTQGLLTEYEDIQIDSDHLMFIAPDEGATERVVFLASVYGVNIGMFYKRRDYANIIDGVNPIIAHDFCGGDLDGMDAIVVDDMIASGGSIVDVCRQIKERGARRIFIFSTFGLFTNGFAKLDKAYEEGLFDRIFTTNLVYQKKELLEKEYYYSINMNRYIAAIIDTLNKHEPMQPLVKPEKRIRETIRNYKSV
- a CDS encoding DUF4867 family protein is translated as MKIYNVTDPEFTNYGRIIEGYEEEKKAIAEALKTSTPIPEGTDYVAEEPALQSLDAATSITNSLFGGSPMQFGWCNGHNTKLNCLEYHRSSEINLGSTDFILLLAKREEIVDYKLDSSKVKAFFCPAGTMIEVYATALHYAPCQAHKDSGFQVLVGLPKGTNVGKPEFEARNQEDRMLTATNKWLLAHAEANEAKDGAWVGITGKNIDIAEDLA